The nucleotide window CTCCAGCGGCATCCATCGAGATATGGCCTATCGCATTCGGGAGTTGCTCGGCGATCGGGTAGAAATTCTACAGGTTCCTGAAAGCCTTGCAACCGCCTTTGAACATCTCCCATTGACAAAAGGCATCGATATCAAAATTGCCCGAGAGAATGGGATTGAGTTACAAGTCGTTTGGCAGCATGGCTCCCTAAAAATGGAAGACTTGACAATCTCCAATGTCGTCAGTGGCAATTCAATCCCCATCTCCGCCAGCCAATTTATTGACTCCTACCTGCGCCCACCCTCCGAACAGGAACATTACGACAGCGGATCGTTTGAGTTTCGTTTCCGGAACGATGCCCTTCTTCCTAGCCATGGCATTGCCCAGAAAAGCCAATCCTTCCAAGAGATGATGGAGCTTGAACAGACTTGGGGGTTACCCTCCCCTTTTTTATACGCTGAGTGGGTAGATTCATCCCTGCATCCCTTGATCAACTTGTGGGTCACAATGGCTCTCTTGCAGATCCCCGCGATCGAAGTGCTAAATCCCCACAAATTTTCACCCTTTAATTTACGAACCCCACTGACGGATGTCATCCAGAATCATCCTCACGCTAATCTTGATTCAAGTAGCAATCGTTCCCAACCAACCGCCCAGATTTCTGCGATCGCCTCCACAACATTTTTAGGGAACCCCGGTTCATTTCAGGTTTATCAATTTGAATTTAGGTCTGGCAACCATTGGCAGAACCGAGTTGTAGCCCAATCGCCTTTCCCATCTTTCTCCCCAGGGCTCCCCAGCAAGGCTCCAGGACGAGCAAGCATAGCTAGCCCCGAAACAGACTCCAACAATTCGATCTCCAACAACAGCATTGCCGATACTCAAGCTCTTGATCGGAAAACTCCTCTCGAACATCTACTATGGATTTTCGAGATAGAAAAACAATCTGCTCCAGGGAATACACATCGTTCTGACGAATCCTATGAATTTTCTGGTATTCCAAATTTTTGGGATCCAGTAGATCAATTGGATAGAACACCAGGCAATTTACTTGAGAGAGTTAAATCTACTTATCAAGGGATAAATTTTGATTGTATGCGACCAGCTTCTGTAAATCCTTGGATTGATCTACCCAGGCATATTAGACAAGTAGAAGAATTTTATTCTGAAGCTCAGACTATTAAATTTGATGCAGCTTTTGGTAATCTTTTAGGCGTAATCAGTACCAATCTTAATGACCTCATTACAATCTTCGTAGGGAATCAATTTATTGATGCTAAAGATGGAAATAATTTAGTCCTTTCGGGTGCAGGTGATGATTATATTATCACTGGCTCAGGTGAAGATTTTATTGATGCAGGCGGTGGCAATAATTCCATTTTCTCAGGAGCTGGAGCAGATGAAATTGTAGTTAATTCCGGCAGAAATTGGATTGATGCAGGGGATGGCAATGATCGCATCGTATTACTAGCAGGCAACAACTTCCTCCGAGGTGGAACTGGGAATAATTCTATTTCCGTCAACTCAGGTAATAACTTTATTGACGCAACAATGGGAAGGGATAATATCAATATTTATGGGGGCCATAACTTCATTCAGTTAGGGAACGATCGAAGCCAAATATATATTGATAATGGCAATAACCTAGTTGATCCTGGAATGGGCTCCCATTCTATTGACCTATGGAGAGGAGAGAGTACAATCATCCTCAGACCAAGTAAAGGTATCACACAGATTAGTAGATTTTTCTCCGATCGCTTTGACAGTAAGCTTCAGTTTGGTTTAGTTGATGGAATAAAGTACGAAGACTTAGTGATCACCTATCATTCTGATTATTCCGATCTATCGAAAGGTTATGTTCAAATCCAACATACCCAGACCCAAGACATCCTAGCTCAAGTTTCCTCACCCTGGAATTCATCACTCATTGATAACCTCAACTTCAGAGACTTTTTTGTCAGAGAGTTCTTTGTCACCATTGAGAATTCGCTGCCTCAATTTCCTGCCCCAGCCCCTCACCCATTACTCAACAATTCCTCTCTTCCATCGTTCGATCGCGGTCGAACCCAGCCCCTGCCCAACCCCTTCAAGAACTTATTCGATCGGTATCCACTCTTCCCCAGTCCTCCTCCTTTGCAGAACCCCCTCAACGCAGTCAGTCAATAGAAAGAGAATTCAAGAATGTCTTGTTGGCAAGCTTGTATCACGCACTTAAGTTGCAACAAAAAGTAGGACAGAGTGCTGTTAGGCATTTATGGAACGCCACCACCATGCACTCTGCCCTTAGGAATTGAAGTCCAAAACAAATCCTGTAACCTTATATTTCTCTATTCATCCTAGAGAGGAGCTATCAGGATCAAATCAAAGAGATTACACCCTCGGTTTGGGTAAACGCCCTGGACTGACTCTCCGCTTATCCTTGCGGTTCATAGACCATCGTAGGTCGGAGGAGCCAACCGTCTTCTTGGGTCTCCAACTGCGACACCCCTAGGAACTTTCCAGTTTCTGCGTGGATTCTCACCCAATCCGCGATCGGTTGCGTCACCTCTGGGAAAAAGATGCGCTGCCCCAAACACCAACGGCGAGCCAGTTCTGGCTCTAAGCACCAAACCGGTAGATGCTGTAACACCTGCTCCGGTGGCACGAGGTGAAATTCATGGGCTTCCACCTGCTGTGCGATCGTTTCTAACGTCACACTTGCAGCCAAATCAAAGCCACCGCTCGCTGTGCGGGTGAGTCCCGCCAGGGTTGCCCCGGTTCCAACCGCTTGGCCTAAATCACGGGCGATCGCGCGGATATACGTCCCACCACCACACGCCACCGCGAGATCAATTTCGGGAAACTCGCCACCGCGCCAAGCCAGGAGTTCGATCGCCGACACCTCCACCGTACGCATAGGCACATCGACCGCTTTGCCCGATCGCGCCAGATCGTACAACCGCTGGCCCTGGACTTGAATCGCGCTAAAGGCGGGGGGAATTTGCTGCATCGTGCCAATAAATTGCGGAATGGCCGCTTGCACCCCGTCTAACGTTAACTGCGGCACCGCCTGCTGGGTCAGAATTTCCCCTTCCAAATCATCGGTGTTGGTCGTTACACCAAACCGCACGATCGCACAATAGGCTTTACCCGTTGGAAGAAATTGCAATAACCGTGTGGCTCGTCCCACTGCGATCGGGAGCACTCCATCCGCCGCTGGATCTAGGGTACCTGCATGGCCAATTTTTTTGGTTTTGAGCAAGCGCCGTAGTCGTGAGATGCAATCATGGGAGGTCATTCCCAGAGGTTTATTTAAGTTGAGAAATCCATCCATGATCGAACACTCTCTCCATCACAAAATTGACACGTCAACCTACAGTAACGTTGATGTAAAATGAATCGCTTTATCTGTTTGAAGCAACGAAAGATTGATCCTAGCGACGCACCTGGGCAGGATCAAATTGAGTAATCAAGCTGAGACGCAAAGGATTTTGACTAATTGCTTGGGTATAGTTAGCCGTCAGATAGGGACGAAAGGCTGGCTGCTTCATAATGTAGGTGCCGAAAAACGCTAAGCTCAAGCCATTTAAGTAACGACGGGCTAGCAAAGGATTGGGACCGATCAATTCCGGTGGAATCGGCAAGGAATTATTACGGGAGTCAGAATCCGCCAAAAAGGAAAAATGGGTGCCCCGATCGACCATCACTAAATATCGTTCTGGGGTATGCAACCAAGTAAACGGTAAAACCTGTTCTAAAATAGAGGGCGCAACGGTATCGGCATTGCCTGTGACAATCATAGTCGGCACTTTAATTTGGCCGATACTGTCTTGCCCCAACGCCACACTGCCAATGGGATTAATAGCAACGACGGCGGCGACCCGAGCATCGCCTAGATAGTACGTTGGGTTGGGGAGTTCCGCTGCCAGACATTGCAACACCAAGGAGATATTAAACGTATTCACCTGTTTGGTCTGGGTACATTGCGTTTCCGCCAAGGATTTGCCATTCAGCGGTGCACCCGCCAAGGCCAACGCTGTATAACCACCGAAGGATTGACCCAACACCCCCACCCGTTGCAAATTGATGCGACGTAAACGGGTGTCTCCCTGCGCTTTCCGAGTCAATTCATCCAGTAAAAACGTGATATCCAACGGTCGATCGTGGAATTCACTGGCTTCTGTAACTTCATCGGTGAGGCCCTTTAGCAAGGCTTTCATCTGTCTAGCATTACTGCCAGGATGCTCGGGAACCGCCACCGCAAACCCATGGGAAGCAAGGTGTTCGGCTAAATACTTAAAGGTGTTTAAATCTGACCCCAAGCCGTGGGAAATGACGACGAAGGGAATAGGACTCCCCGATCGCTCCACTGACCGAGGCAAGTAGAGATTCATGGGAAACGATCGCCGCTTCACAAAGCCCGTTGAACTCACTCGCCCATCATCCCGCAGGTTGAACGACAAGACATCCCAACCATTGCGACCCCGCTGCGTCAGATCCATCAACGGCGTGGGGAGAGGCAGATCCCCTACCCCTTGGCTCGCCTGAGCTTCGATCGCTTGGGTATACAAATTCGTCCAAGTCACGAGTTTTTCTAACTCATCGGCAATCTGCAAGGTTCGCAACAGATCCACCCGAATCCCTCGGGTAGGAAAATTCCGCACCACATTCAGCGGCGAAAGCCCCTTTTGCCGATCGACCGCGGCCAAAATCAACGCCGCCCGGATGGCCTTGGCTCCATCGGTTCTGGCCTCTGGCTGGATCACCTGGCCCAACCGTCCCAGCAAAATTTCCCCTTGGGGACTGTAGAGAAACTGGGAAATTGCGATCGGACTGAGTTCGGCCTTAGCCTTCAGCACCGATCGTAACTGCTGGCGTTGCTCCGTATTGACGTAACTGGTGTAAACGTAGAGGTCGTCACTCAGTTCCCCTGTGTTGGCATACTTCTCCAGTTCCTCAAAGGAGATCGATCGCTCCAGCAGCCCATAGGACAGATAAATCCGCTCCGCTGCCTGGGCAGAGCCTGAGGCCATTGCCGTGGCGGCGATCATACTCACCCCCAGCAGTTGGAGGCATCGTTTCAGCAGAGAGGACGGAGCCAAAGAAAACAATGAAGAGACACGCATGGAACTGGGAGGCTTGGATTCAGACACCAAAATAGCATTCTCTCTGGAAATCGAGGTGGTTGATGATCAGATTGCCTGGGGGAATCTCGATCGCCCTGCATGCCCCCATCCCATCAGACTAATCCTGAAGCCGCAACTTCTAGATCCGCCTCCAGATCCAAGGCGGCGATCGCTTCTTCACACCAAGCCAGCCAACTTTCTTCGTAGCAAATGCCATTCCGTAGCGTGAGATAGCGACACCGCTTATCCCAGGCCATCGTTTCGATCGACGGGGCAAAACATTGCGCTTCGATCGTGCGATAGGTTTGCAGCTTAATCTGGTGCTGTTGTTGGTGATGTCGCAGTTCCTGGAGTAAGACCTGCGGGGAAACATGGCCACCCCCGAAGACCTTAACCAGCAAATCATCCTTGACGGGGGAAATTTCGGCGGGAGCAGCAATCCAAGTTTGCAACAA belongs to Alkalinema sp. FACHB-956 and includes:
- a CDS encoding PadR family transcriptional regulator → MALSHAILVAIAETPCSGYDLSKRFAGSVGYFWYASQQQIYRELTKMEEQGYLSSTIVHQEGRPDKRLLTITEAGRELLQTWIAAPAEISPVKDDLLVKVFGGGHVSPQVLLQELRHHQQQHQIKLQTYRTIEAQCFAPSIETMAWDKRCRYLTLRNGICYEESWLAWCEEAIAALDLEADLEVAASGLV
- the truB gene encoding tRNA pseudouridine(55) synthase TruB, producing the protein MDGFLNLNKPLGMTSHDCISRLRRLLKTKKIGHAGTLDPAADGVLPIAVGRATRLLQFLPTGKAYCAIVRFGVTTNTDDLEGEILTQQAVPQLTLDGVQAAIPQFIGTMQQIPPAFSAIQVQGQRLYDLARSGKAVDVPMRTVEVSAIELLAWRGGEFPEIDLAVACGGGTYIRAIARDLGQAVGTGATLAGLTRTASGGFDLAASVTLETIAQQVEAHEFHLVPPEQVLQHLPVWCLEPELARRWCLGQRIFFPEVTQPIADWVRIHAETGKFLGVSQLETQEDGWLLRPTMVYEPQG
- a CDS encoding calcium-binding protein, which gives rise to MTTNWCLEVVLLSIPAILGREPIEEESFQQFASFVEDLLATDALVCIGAHWIAKLESSSGIHRDMAYRIRELLGDRVEILQVPESLATAFEHLPLTKGIDIKIARENGIELQVVWQHGSLKMEDLTISNVVSGNSIPISASQFIDSYLRPPSEQEHYDSGSFEFRFRNDALLPSHGIAQKSQSFQEMMELEQTWGLPSPFLYAEWVDSSLHPLINLWVTMALLQIPAIEVLNPHKFSPFNLRTPLTDVIQNHPHANLDSSSNRSQPTAQISAIASTTFLGNPGSFQVYQFEFRSGNHWQNRVVAQSPFPSFSPGLPSKAPGRASIASPETDSNNSISNNSIADTQALDRKTPLEHLLWIFEIEKQSAPGNTHRSDESYEFSGIPNFWDPVDQLDRTPGNLLERVKSTYQGINFDCMRPASVNPWIDLPRHIRQVEEFYSEAQTIKFDAAFGNLLGVISTNLNDLITIFVGNQFIDAKDGNNLVLSGAGDDYIITGSGEDFIDAGGGNNSIFSGAGADEIVVNSGRNWIDAGDGNDRIVLLAGNNFLRGGTGNNSISVNSGNNFIDATMGRDNINIYGGHNFIQLGNDRSQIYIDNGNNLVDPGMGSHSIDLWRGESTIILRPSKGITQISRFFSDRFDSKLQFGLVDGIKYEDLVITYHSDYSDLSKGYVQIQHTQTQDILAQVSSPWNSSLIDNLNFRDFFVREFFVTIENSLPQFPAPAPHPLLNNSSLPSFDRGRTQPLPNPFKNLFDRYPLFPSPPPLQNPLNAVSQ
- a CDS encoding alpha/beta hydrolase → MAPSSLLKRCLQLLGVSMIAATAMASGSAQAAERIYLSYGLLERSISFEELEKYANTGELSDDLYVYTSYVNTEQRQQLRSVLKAKAELSPIAISQFLYSPQGEILLGRLGQVIQPEARTDGAKAIRAALILAAVDRQKGLSPLNVVRNFPTRGIRVDLLRTLQIADELEKLVTWTNLYTQAIEAQASQGVGDLPLPTPLMDLTQRGRNGWDVLSFNLRDDGRVSSTGFVKRRSFPMNLYLPRSVERSGSPIPFVVISHGLGSDLNTFKYLAEHLASHGFAVAVPEHPGSNARQMKALLKGLTDEVTEASEFHDRPLDITFLLDELTRKAQGDTRLRRINLQRVGVLGQSFGGYTALALAGAPLNGKSLAETQCTQTKQVNTFNISLVLQCLAAELPNPTYYLGDARVAAVVAINPIGSVALGQDSIGQIKVPTMIVTGNADTVAPSILEQVLPFTWLHTPERYLVMVDRGTHFSFLADSDSRNNSLPIPPELIGPNPLLARRYLNGLSLAFFGTYIMKQPAFRPYLTANYTQAISQNPLRLSLITQFDPAQVRR